The genome window GTCCATCTGGAAATGTTATATGGCATGATTTTTCTGTCAGCTCCCCAGGATTAACTCCATGGACATTCTGCTGAAGACAACAGGGTAACATTATTAGTTACTGAGAATTGCAGTTACAGAAAGTTTACTATTTGATTTGAAAACCAATGAGTTTATTGGCTTCCATTTCCAGTAAAACATTCATTACAATGGATTGTTTTGAAAGGAATCAAATTATGGACCAGTCTTactgtatattttaaaagttctaGAAAATTCACTTTAACCCGTGGTTTCTTTTTGCATGccaaaaaattcttttctgatAAAAATAGGTCCCACTTAGCTAGATTAAAGATATAACCATGAAAAGTCCCATGGAACTCAATGCaaacttgttttccttctgagatTTAATATTTCCCTTACCAATGAGTTGAAAAAATACAAGGTGGAGTCTACCACAACTGAACTGAATAAAAAGACTTTAGGTATGACACTGACTAGCCCTCAATACTCTGAACTTCTAGGATTGGCTATGCTGCCTTTGCCAAGGATCACAACATCAGCTGGTGTGAAGCATGCAATAAATTGTCATAAATTTTAGACATTAGATCTATTTTCAACCATATAGTTTTTCTGTAGTAATATTTTTTGAGAAGcaattttctttgctgtaatCATCCTGGATTTTGCCATcatctgcatatttttattatctgaTTGCAAGGCAAATGTTGATGATAAGTCAAGAACACCCATTCATTTGAAAATGAACTAACATGGGATGTGGGCTACCATGAAAAGTTTGCTTTTGAATAGCGGCAGAAACAGATTCTATAAATATACTTACTTATGTattccaaaaagaaaatatttctgctccATAAACTCAGGCATACATTTTCCCAGCTTGTGTACTCAGTTTAATGAGATTGATTTCAGTGGACAATGTACAGATCTTGAGATCATCTggaggggcaggggtgggaaTAAATGTAAGACAAAATGCCGTCATTGGTAATAATGACTTCTCCATGTATACATCTACaacctttccttctttctttcatgaTGCAGTCCTAAAATCCTGTGATTGATACAAGGACATCTGTGTTTTTCATTTAGTAAAAAGATCACAATACATCTGGAAAAGTTTTTTGCTCTATTTTATTATACTTCAGCTAACTTTTAATGTCTTATGATGCTCAACGTACTTCATAAAGCTAATTTTTGTCTGTTGCTTACTCTCCAGAGATGTGCATTTATATCTAATAACCccacaaagaaaacagagagcATGTTGTTGCCTGTGATGCCTTCCCCAAAATTAGAGCTATTTCCACAAGAGCTTCAGTCTTGCACACATTGAAATTACAGAGCCCAAATAATTTCCAATTTCATGTCGTCACTGAGCAGTGAATGTAGTGTACTTCCTACACTGTCTTTACACTGCTTTCAAGGAAACTGTTTTCCAAGATTTGTACCAAAAATTAATTAACCTAGAAAAGCAGAGGTTATTGCATGCATGTAGAACTTTTACAGAACAGAACCATTATTCAAactcttttaattttctcattttgtagCTATTACTTAAAATTATGCTATTCAGTTTCAGAAAGTCCAGTCAGACTTTTGGCCCTGCTTGCTGTTACAGACAAGCATGTAGAGATGACCTGTGTTCCTTGGGTACTGCACCACTGCAGAGTCTCACATTGGTTTCTGCATAGGTGGAATTTCAACTCAAATGCTATCTTTAGGTGTGATTgtgatggtgatggtgatgaCGATGAATTCCTATCCCAAAGACTGACTTTCAGACCACTAGAACCTCCTTCAGAGTAGCAGACAAAGAGGAGGTTAATAGTTTGCATTACATGATGTCTAGAGAGAAGAACTGGCAGAGAAAGTGATGTTTAGGCACAATAATATGTCCAATTAAGCCAGCCTGATGTTAGGCATTCAAGATATTTGATATCACAGATGATTCAGAAATTTTCTCCCAAGGACTTTTGAGCCCTTCATGTAAGATTGCACCTAGACTGTGCACTTTTGCTTGGAAttatgttttttttgtttaagaagCAAGAAAGTCCAGTGGTTTTGTagtatttttccctttgctaGTAACTTATGTTTGGAGGTGATAAAAATTCAGCAGGAGAGAAGAAGGAGTGCTTTCCAGTTATTTTGTATATTTCAGATTAAAAGAAGTGATAGTGAGCTTTTTCCCATAGTATAAGGAATACTTACACTGAGTGTGTGTATATTCATCTGCTTCCAGAGTGCTAAGGTACTATTGCACAAGTTTCTGAGGCTGCTGGCCCATATCATACTTACACTGCTCCTGTAAATTTTCACTTTCAGCAGCGCTATCATCTCACTTTGGGATCCAGTCCCAGGAatgcaaattctttttttttttcatctgatttAAACAGTCATTTAGTTTCTTGCAGATGAATAGTGTTGTGATGTTCTCTTTCCTGCTGAATGCAGTATCTATACAATTGGTTGTGCTAACTAAATTAAATATCCTGTACTGTGGGTTATATCAAACACATCTGTGCGACATGGAGCTGAACCATCATTGCAATTCTGTTAATTTTCTAATAGAAATGTTATGACAATTAAGCTTCCTGAACAGCTCAGTATTTCAACAGAGAGTGCTAAAATATGCCTTTTGGAATGCACTGCTTCCTTAAGTGACTTTTTGAATAGTCAAAACTACAAAATACATGGAAGAGTGTGTTCCTTCTAAATATTAACATGTTAGCCTGACTGTGTCTTTCATGAACAGAGTTGTCACATAAATAGGATAGGCTAGAACAAAATAACTCTAACATGAGTAGCCTTCTCATATTTAGTAAGATGAAAGAGTTCCCTAACACTTTAGGACTAAAGAGGAGCTCCACCTGATCCATGTCTAAGtccataattttatttctcagtctACTAGGAACTATCTATGCCTGTTTCAAAGTATGTATTTAAATAGCTAGCCTCACTGTTTATTCACTGCCAACATTCAGCAATGGAAAGATGGCAAAATTTGGATgaataaaacagattttattgATACGTGCTTGAGGTGTGTAAAAAGTCAAAGTAGTGACTCCATTCATAAAGATGTGAATGAGTTAGGCAATGAAAGCATGATGATTCTACTCACCTGGTTTGTCCCTCAAGTAGACTAAAGGCACTGCATACCTTAGAGCTGTAGGagatgaagaaaatatattcagCTTTGTGAAAAGCTCCCATCTAGAAGTTAGATGTCTAATTTAGAGCTAATCATTGAGTCTCTCTGCTAGTCAATGGAAAAAAGATAATTACTGAAGATTCATTACTTAAATGATGTGTTATAATGGGTTGAAACCATGTTGGGATGTAAGAAGCACATGCTTTAGTGTTTTGTTGCAGGGGACCATAGCTCTCTAGGAAAGGTGTTTCTGGAATACACCCTTGATGCGAATGTCTGACTGACCTGACtttgtgttctttgctgcagatCGATTTTGAAGATGTGATTGCTGAGCCAGAGGGAACACACAGCTTTGATGGGATTTGGAAGGCCAGTTTTACCACCTTCACTGTAACGAAATACTGGTTTTATCGTTTACTGTCAGCAATCTTTGGTATTCCTATGGCTCTCATCTGGGGCATCTACTTTGCCATTTTGTCCTTCCTGCACATCTGGGCAGTGGTCCCGTGCATAAGGAGCTACCTGATTGAGATCCAGTGCATTAGCCGCGTCTATTCGATCTGCATCCACACATTCTGCGACCCGCTGTTCGAGGCTGTAGGCAAAATGTTCAGCAGCATCCGATTCACAGTACGGAAAGAGATTTGAGGGACATGTCAAAGAGAGCCATCAGCCTAGGAAGGGGGTTTTTGTGTTGTTTGGAGTGTTTTGGTGCCAGTTTCGTGTTTCCCAAAGCAACATACAGCAACTGGTGGTGGATATACTGGCCCAAAACAAAGAATCACTTGCtcagtttctttttctactgTTTATTCTTACTGGActacttgcctttttttttcctttctttttccttttttttttttttttcccctccagtctGCATTTCAAACTAACCTTAAATGGCTATTCTTCCAAGCCAGCTGCATATCATTTTGCTGGACGTTCAATTCAGAGATTGAAGTGTTGTTGGATGCCTTTTTATCTTACCCTTCATTCCTTGTGAGATAAATCCACAGTGATACTGAAGAATGACAAAAATGCTTTCCAACACTATAAAGCCATTCATTTTATTGTGGCCAAAGAGTGCAGAGCTATCGCAGCAGAATGAACGTGACCAGCTGGCAGGTTTTAGCAGAATGTTCTTTTTCAATTGGATTGTCAGTTGACTGCAGCTATTTACAGTCATGGTCAGATATTGTGCACTATGAATAAATTAGTTAAGTAAACATATTACTGCACTAGTGTATGTCCTGAAAATTTAACACTTTATCAGGCTGTAAACATTGACACGTAAAAGCTTCAGTGGGTGCCTTTCTGTCTCATTCTCTCTTGGAAGTTTGCATCTAGTTGTTTCTCAGTCTTTGCTAGGATTGTAGAAGCAAACTGCAGTTGAGAGCTCTAAAACTGGTTATAATGGAAATGTTTTCCTGACTATGACTTATGACACATCCCTTAGCGACCATTTAGGTGCTTATGTCATAGGCTCCTGGGGTATTTTTGCAAAGTATTCTTACAAATGCATATCGCAGGTATGCCAAAGATAATCTTGAGTTTCAAGAAAAATGAAGGTGTGCCAAACAAGCCACAGGAGGCCAGGGAGGAGCTGCCCCTGAGAGAAACTTTTCCATCATCTTTCAAAACTTCCCTATCAGCAGAAGTCAGCCTGCCACTAGCATGTAGATTGTTTTCAGGATGCTTTGCTGAGTTTAAACTTATCCATCACAAGAGATGGTTTAGAATCTTTGCATTTGTGTGttggtttgttcatttttttagcTGACCTGCCAGGAAGTCTTAGAGGGTGTTGTGTGAAACTACCGTGTTGCAAAGTGGACGGCCTCTGTAGCAGAGCCTTTGCAACATGTTCTGATGCTGTGACCTGCAAGAGCTTTTTGCCCTCATGATAGTACTGTGTTCAGAGATGCTCTCTGCATCCTCATTGGTGTGCGTGAAGCATTTGTAAAAATAGTCGTGAGGCTAATCAGCTTTATTGTAAAGCAAGCTGGGGCCtgagcctgctccagctgcaATCTCCAGCAAACCAGTTCTTGCCCTCCAGGTGTGCAAGATTTGGCCCTTGGGATGAACATGGAGCTGTCTGGTACACCTATAGCTTTATTATTTAGCGCTGATATTTCACATACTGCTTTACCTAACGTGGGAGAGCCTTTGGTTCTATTTCTGCCAAAGCATTGAAAACTTTAggaaatgctgcatttttttaagggggagggaagagggaaggggagagagggtgcacaaaaaaatttacaaaactATTAACTActatttgcatttaaaacagACACTGGTATGGATATAGTTTTATGTTTTTCTATGTACATAATGAAGAGTGTACTATTATAgattttttcagtattaaaaacaagcaagattgtaaacaagaaatattttatctttttatgaGGAAAATCACTCTGAAAGAAACCTTGATTTACGATACAAACTGTGTATCCTGAAAGATGTCTGTTCACTTAGATTCTTAGTCCCTAATCTAAATACATTGCTGATCCAAACATTTACATTATTGTTATACGCTTACAGATATAACtggcacttttttttaaattctgcatGTACATTAAAGACTACAATAAAAAGATGCTTAATGATAGCTCCTGTCtgacttctttttccttgtggACAAACATTGGTCAAAGCTTTCTTTGTCAGTCCAGTCGAAACAGGATTTTTCCTAATAAAAGCTCACTAGCTGAAGCATTTAATGTATGGAAATAGGGGAATGACAGCTTTTATTCAGCCATGCAAAGACCTAACTTGTGACAGGACAGTTTTTTTCTATGGTTTTATTGCACAATACCTGTCACGCTGTTAAGTTAGTATACACAAAAGCCCAACAAAACAGGCTATTACAAATGGCTTACAAATCTGTTAACAGTATTTTAATGTTCAAATGGCAGATAACAAATAAATGTAGTTGATTGTATGTTTTCCAGTAGCAGAATGGTGTATTTAGCAGTGGTTAATAGGCTAGTGGTAGCAAATAGTGTGTTGAATTGGACTGtgagaaaatgtaaaatactgTAGAAGATAAAAGGGAGGTTGTGATGTGAAAGTAAAGCAAATACACCTTCAGTATTCAAAAATATCTTGACAAAGCCTGATATATTCAGGCTTAACCATTTGTAATGTCATGACTACAAGACTTTATGGGAGAGATGTGCAAATCCACGCTGTGATCACACTGTCCCTGGCACTTCGCTGAGCAGCAgtcacagggctgtgctgtggctggATCTCATATCAGTGCTCCTGCTATAACACTTAAGACCTATACGACAGCCACGATACAATCCATAGTAAGATTCAGGTTTGTCTACTAGAGGATTAGACATTGGGTGTTGGACAGTGGCACCAGGCAATCTCCTGTCATAGCTGTAAACGTGGCGTAGACTGTCTTACACTGCTGGATACAAAAGTCAGGACCTGTGCTCTCAGGTGGGCTCAacatctctttttcctcctcctagAAAACTTTCTTGGCTGTCATTGGTCACTCATCCTCTGAGTCACCAGTTCTTAAATTTTGCCATGTAGCTTGAACAGTTTTACTTTGACTACCTTGAGACCATGTATCAGGGAGCTGAACACTCCAAACCAGCTGGAGCACTCAAATATTGAGAAATGAGAAAGTGTCAGTTGTCTGGCTTTGTGGTTGATTCCTCTGATTGAACTTTATTTGATTGAGAACAAACTAAATATagacattttattaaaaatatttttattggaaTGAAGTTGCAACAAGATATAGTGACAAACCTTAGGCTTTTAATAATGATCGAGAATTTCCATAGCTGTACCCAAGCTACCTTTTGACCCTCTCTTAGGTCAAAATAGAACTGTTCTTTGTTCACTTGTTTGCTTTGATTGCCTCATGTGTCTGCTGCATCCTCTTGTTTCCTCATCTCccaaggaggggaaaagaagcACAGAATAAAAGTCTTTGCTAGGCTAGAACACCTTTGTTATCTTCATTCTTACAAACTTTGATTTTTTCACTTCATGTTACCTGGCATTAGGACATCATGCaacatagttttttttttatttctatcttGCTCTCTTCTGtagaatttttaattaaaatttcacttGTATTGTACAACCAGCACATCCTGTCTCAAAGATGCTTTTTTCAGTTATGGCCTTCTGAAGGCATAGTGGTAAAATGCACATTCGATAACTATGACAAGATATAAATGCACAGTATTTTCACCAGATTTATAACTACTTTTAATAAGTAGTGTATATATCAAAAATAGCATGGCCAGCAGGCCTAGGGAGGTGATTTTCTCCTAGTACTCAGTACTGGTGTGGTCACACCTTGAGTGCTATGTCCAGTTCTAGGTCCCTCACTGAAAGAAAGAGATTgagaggtgctggagcatgtccagagaagggcaatggagctggtgaagggtccaGAGAGCaggtcctgtgcagagcagctgagggagctgaggttgtttaggCTGGAGGAAAGGAGCCTCAGGGGagactacctgaaaggaggttgtagccaggtgagggttggcctcttctccaacaggacaagaggaaatggcttcaggcttcaccaggggaggttcagattagacatcaggaagaattctCCCCTGAAACAGTGATCAGGccctgtagtgggttgaccctggctgggtaccaggtacccactaaagccactctctcactctccctctgcaagtggacagaggagagagaaaaaaaaacagctaaggacTCATGAGTAGAGAGAagagctggaagaggtcacttactgattaccttcacaggcaaaacagaagcggggatagtacttaaatttattacttaacaggataagagccaaagagtgagaaataaaacagtcttaaaaacactttCCCCCCATGcctccttccatgttctccctcctcctcccagtgGTGCGGGGGATGGGGAATGCtggttacagtcagttgtttctgctgctgctcagggagaggagtccttcccctgctcccatggggtccttcccatgggagacagtccttgatggacctctccagcgtgagtccatccctcaggcagcagctcttcccaaactgtTGTCCggtgggtcactcctccatggggtgcatGAGCTGTACCgacgtgggtcccccacaggggccacaagtcctacccaggaaaaaaCTTGCTCCAGCTTGGGCTTCCTTCTCCATGGGCTCcaggtctctggcaggaccctgctccatcttaGACCTCCTACGGgctcacagcctccttcagatatccacctgctccagcatgggctcctccatgggctgcaggtgggtctctgcaccccgatggtcctccatgggctgcaggggcacagctgctccaccatgggctgcaccacaggctgcaggggcctcagctctggcacctggagcacctcctgcccctccttctgcactgaccttggtgtctaccttgttgttcccatgttctcactccgctcttccctggccGGAGTTTCTTCTCCacaacaaccttctgttcttaaatatgttatcacagaggcgttactGTCACTCCTGATTGGCTCGGCCTTAGCCAGAggcaggaagtccatcctgtagccagctggcattggctccatgggacaggggaagcttctagaagcttctaacagaagccacccctgtagcccttcccgctaccaaaacccagccacagaaacccattACAGGCACTAAAACAGGCTGTCTggagaagtggtggagtcacatccctggaagtgttcaagaaatgactggatgtggtaCTTAGTGCTATGATTTGGTTGATGTA of Pseudopipra pipra isolate bDixPip1 chromosome 5, bDixPip1.hap1, whole genome shotgun sequence contains these proteins:
- the CAV1 gene encoding caveolin-1; the protein is MSGTKYVDSEGFLYTAPVREQGNIYKPNNKMMADELSEKAVHDVHTKEIDLVNRDPKHLNDDVVKIDFEDVIAEPEGTHSFDGIWKASFTTFTVTKYWFYRLLSAIFGIPMALIWGIYFAILSFLHIWAVVPCIRSYLIEIQCISRVYSICIHTFCDPLFEAVGKMFSSIRFTVRKEI